Proteins encoded within one genomic window of Methanoregula sp. UBA64:
- a CDS encoding type 1 glutamine amidotransferase, producing the protein MITILQHGEHEPAGTVEETLNAESASFSVIRLYEGDPIPTEPPEKLIILGGQMSVNDEREFPFLAGEKQLVKKAVARGSTVLGICLGAQMIAAACGKTVYAGEKELGWRTITGCHAPGQRFFPGEFDVFHWHKETFDLPEGARLLATGKAVKNQAFMINNALGVQFHPEVTKEIIAFWAKDLGADERTAILKDSEEKLDENRFLCNAIVHVFLAGWTW; encoded by the coding sequence ATGATCACGATCCTCCAGCACGGCGAACACGAACCCGCTGGCACCGTTGAAGAGACCTTAAACGCGGAAAGCGCCTCGTTTTCCGTCATCAGGCTGTACGAAGGGGACCCGATCCCCACTGAACCGCCGGAAAAACTCATCATCCTGGGCGGCCAGATGAGCGTGAACGACGAGCGGGAATTCCCGTTCCTTGCCGGGGAAAAGCAGCTTGTAAAAAAAGCCGTGGCCCGCGGTTCCACCGTGCTCGGGATCTGCCTCGGGGCCCAGATGATCGCTGCGGCATGCGGGAAAACCGTGTATGCGGGAGAGAAGGAACTGGGCTGGCGGACGATCACCGGGTGCCACGCCCCCGGGCAGCGGTTCTTCCCGGGAGAATTCGATGTGTTCCACTGGCATAAGGAGACCTTCGATCTCCCCGAAGGGGCCCGCCTCCTTGCAACCGGGAAAGCGGTAAAGAACCAGGCGTTCATGATCAATAACGCGCTCGGCGTCCAGTTCCACCCGGAGGTAACAAAGGAAATCATCGCTTTCTGGGCAAAGGATCTCGGCGCTGACGAGAGAACGGCAATCCTGAAAGACTCCGAAGAAAAACTGGACGAGAACCGGTTTTTGTGCAACGCGATCGTGCACGTGTTCCTCGCCGGGTGGACGTGGTAA
- a CDS encoding ribonuclease H-like domain-containing protein — protein MQAESRIGTLWQQRMAALREYSVVRDGNVFGAGLAGSCLYSSEYDRARSLLAKLLSEYDGASFESLFPGNPIETENGTCLSLENREAFSVPRLDTGRLDAEMLADLTLVKGIGERSAARLRARGCRTIADLANHPRFRHEAREVLDRLSCPDPCGIMDLAGSRHAKSHPFVLGAAGAFAKEDFVFLDIETLGLFSRPIILFGVGTVEGENFVVRQYLLRDIDEEAAALTALSDHFTGERKALVTFNGKAFDLPYVQDRLAYYGIPPVARVPHFDVLHFARRRWKGEYPSCRLGELESAVFGVRRDDDVPGQMVPEFYETYLKTKNCGPLVPIVGHNRQDVVSTARLFFYLLGETCGRC, from the coding sequence ATGCAGGCTGAAAGCAGGATCGGGACGCTCTGGCAGCAGCGGATGGCTGCGCTGCGGGAATACAGCGTGGTCCGCGACGGGAATGTCTTTGGCGCGGGACTTGCCGGCTCCTGCCTGTACTCTTCAGAGTACGACCGGGCCCGCTCCCTTCTTGCAAAACTCCTGTCCGAGTACGACGGTGCCTCGTTTGAGAGCCTCTTTCCCGGAAACCCGATCGAGACGGAGAACGGGACCTGTCTCTCGCTTGAAAACCGCGAGGCATTTTCCGTTCCGCGGCTCGATACGGGCCGGCTCGATGCAGAGATGCTTGCCGATCTCACGCTTGTAAAGGGAATCGGGGAGCGCTCGGCAGCCCGGCTCAGGGCCCGGGGCTGCAGGACCATTGCAGACCTTGCGAACCATCCGCGGTTCCGGCATGAGGCCCGGGAGGTGCTCGACCGGCTCTCCTGCCCGGACCCCTGCGGGATCATGGACCTTGCCGGCAGCCGGCACGCAAAGTCCCACCCGTTCGTGCTCGGCGCTGCCGGCGCGTTTGCAAAAGAGGATTTCGTCTTTCTGGACATCGAGACGCTCGGCCTTTTTTCCCGGCCCATCATCCTTTTCGGGGTCGGGACAGTTGAAGGCGAAAATTTTGTCGTCCGCCAGTACCTGCTCCGCGATATCGACGAGGAGGCTGCGGCCCTCACCGCACTCTCGGATCATTTTACCGGAGAGAGAAAAGCCTTGGTCACCTTTAACGGGAAGGCATTCGACCTCCCGTACGTGCAGGACCGGCTCGCGTACTACGGCATCCCCCCGGTTGCCCGGGTCCCGCACTTCGATGTCCTGCATTTTGCCCGGCGCCGCTGGAAGGGAGAGTATCCCTCCTGCCGGCTCGGCGAACTCGAATCGGCGGTCTTTGGTGTGAGAAGGGACGACGATGTCCCGGGCCAGATGGTCCCCGAGTTCTACGAGACCTATCTCAAAACAAAAAACTGCGGCCCGCTCGTCCCTATTGTCGGCCACAACCGGCAAGACGTGGTCTCTACCGCCCGCCTCTTCTTTTACCTTTTGGGGGAGACCTGTGGCCGTTGCTGA